The following DNA comes from Musa acuminata AAA Group cultivar baxijiao chromosome BXJ1-4, Cavendish_Baxijiao_AAA, whole genome shotgun sequence.
GTTCAAGGAATGAGAAGCAAACAATCTGTTGATTGATGTATATAAACTTCCACCTGCCACCAATAAACATAACATCAACTACTACTTTTGCATTGCTAATCCTGTGTAGCTCACTATCTTGCAGGAAGCTCATCTGATTGGACACCagcaaaatgtttcatttatttccTTGATCTTTTCTTTATACCAGCGCTAGGCGAAAGACATTTCCAATGCATGGGGCACCAACCAATGTAGTGTTTAGAGAGAGTATAACGTTCCCAATCTTAACCGGCATTCAGAGAGGCCATCTATGGCTTGAAGGCAACATGGGCGCAACTTCTTCATTTTGTCAAAGCTACCCATGCAGTACTATTCCTTCTTAAAATGTAAGAAAGAAATCAGCAGGTAACAAAAATGTGCATGTTCGTTTTCAATAACCAGTAAGTGCATTATTTTGCACTGTAGTAGAACCTTGTCATGTGATGTGCAGCACAGATTTATGACATAAATAAGATAAAAATTCCATCACCGAAACTTTTTTGAGAATTAGTTAAAATGAGCTTCTTGGATTATGCCACCCAAAAGACAGCACAATAACCCATGAAATTGTTATGGAAATGGATGAAAAAAACAAGCAACAATTAGCAAATAACAGCCCAAGACTCTCCCTAGAAAACCACATGCTAAAAAAGTACCCAAGCATACCACCATCAGACTAAAGCCAAACCTACCATGTTACTAAAGACAGCTTGCATCACTAATATAAGTTGATATAAGAACACACACCTGGCCTTGATGTTCTCTACTCGTTGCAACTAACGGAAGTTCGGCAATGTCACTTCCTAAAACACGTAAAATTCCCGCAGACACAACACATGAACTGCAATGACGAACATAGCAAGACAAAATCATAACCTTACAAATAAATTGGTAAAAAGATATTCACTTTACTAATTAACACTTACCCAACAGTTAATACTGAACAATACATTCCTCCAAAATCTTGGTCCTTCACAGTTCTCCTgtcagaaaataaatagataattaGTACAAAAATGCAAAAGTAAAAACCAAATTAAAAAGTGTAATTAATGTCCTCAGTCCTCACCCATATACCATTGAAGGAATGAGGTCTCTTCCAGTTGTAGACTCAACAATAGGGTCAAATGACTCCTGACGATcaaccaataaaaaaaataagaaccaAGTTTTTAATTTCCATTAATGTGCAACCCATAATATTGTAGAAGGCAgacagaacaaaaaaataaaaattaatcaatCGCATAATAACACGATGTCACGACCACAAAGTGAAGAACCAAAATAATAAATGATACAGACAaaattgtgtgtgtgtatatgtatatatataaagtcaAAGATTTTTATAGTTATCCCTAAAATTTTATGTGTAGCATATATCCAATTTTCGTAAGTAGCCTTCAAAAAGTCATTATGATGCTATTATGGGTAGTTTTGgcacataatatttttatatatttctttaaaGAAAACAAGCTGAAGTTACCCATGGTCAAAAATGGCTAATCTATCTTTTTTAGATGGATGTCAATGATAACGACATATATAATAAGCCCGATAGTCCGATACAACACAGTATGGATATGTTGATATGGCAAGATATGAAAAATATGATACAATACACCACGGACAGATCAATAAGTAAAtatttaaaacatataatttttttgtataaCAATTTGAGATATAATTATGTGTTCAATAAATAGTCGGATATAACTATTCATGACAGATAAAATGATAACTTAGATCCCTACTTTTTTCAGCACAAGATTTTACTTTCAGTAACATAGTATGCCAAGAAATAACAAAAGACTGAAAATTCATGATAACTGTAGAAAATCATTTCAATGCGTGCAAATACATAGTACTATAGTAGTGCATTTAATCATACATTGTTCTATTTAATAAATAAACAATATTCAAGTAAAAAGTTCATCAAAATATCCATGAAGTACTCTTGAAGTGTTTTCCAAGTAGAAATTCATAAGACCCACTTTTAATAAATCCAACACTTCCCCGAAATATCTGATATGTGTTCAACAATATCCAAGAAGCATCAAATCCGATACACATCAAACACCCACACGATACATATATGACAAGATATTTAAAATATACATGTTTTGTAGAAAAAACAATCTTATGATATTTAAAATATACATGTTCAAATATTTTGAATAAGACAAGCATTCTTCCAAATCCTTAATGACACCCATTTTATCTAAGACAGGTTAGAAAATTCATGTAAGCAATTGCCGGCCAGACTCCCACATTTCCATTTCGCCAATTACTTGTTATTTTCAGCACTAGACTCATTAAACAATctaatgattgataattttaaatgTTATCTATCAGATGTTTCAGTTTTATTGACAGTAAATGTGGATAATAACAATTTACTAACAGAAAAACAAATCTTAGCAATAACATTTGTGTAAGAATTAATCATCGATAATAAAGGATCACTAACATGGAAAATAGTGACTGCTCTTGAAAGCAAAAGTTTACTGTCTGCTTCAAGAGTTCTTCCACTTAGAAGTCTCCACCTTATGTCAGCATCAACCTCTTTATTTAAGCCTCTACTATCACGTTTCTTCTTTATAATGTTAGCATCTGTAAAAGGAAGCAACTCTGCTCCATGATGAAGAAACACCTGCAATGCTCTTCGAATCCTGCTGCAGTCAGTGCAACAGAACCACTCCCCTGCAGGTAGTTCCTGAAAATGAAGAAACAGTCAAGTCCAAACAAATCCTTTATGTCCATATAGGACAAACATACCAACAAGCAACAGGCAagtaattaagttttttttttgctCATCTGTAACAACTGCCTTAGTTCAAAATTTTGTGTACCTCAACATTGGTGCACCACTGTCACAAAAGCTTATATAAATTTAACAACTTAATAAAGAGAAATATCTctttaagagaagaaagaatacaCGTTTTTCTGTACCTTTAAATCAGCCATTTTATGATCCCTCAAGCATCCAACATGGTATTCTCTCTCACACTGAAAGTGAAAGAACTCAGAGTTATCACAAAATGACAGTACAAATCCCATAAAATGTGAaactaattttataaaatatttgaaaCATACTTGATCACAAATCATGACAGTGCGGTCATCAAATCTTGATTTACTAAAATCATGGCACCTGCATACATTTTAAATAATCAGGAAAGAAATTAATAAAGAAACTAGTTTTCCAAAATGCAAACTGAATCTCTATAACCCACTAAGTATAAATTCATTGAATAGATATAAGCACCTTAATGTATCAAAAACGCATGAGAAACAATCAAAGACAATCAGAAAGGTAAATCTGGTTCGAAATAGAGGTTTTCCATAAAACAAAACCCACAAAATTCATTCAAACTACTTTCCAACCAAAAGATTTTGAAGAAAATTGGAAAATCTAATAATTCAGCAGCCATAGATACATGGTCTTAATGTGGATTCGAGAACCTCAATACTAGATGAGCACTACTTTACAAAGCAGACAGATAGGTCATGAAGAGTTAACTAACCTATTAGGGCAAAATGTTTATAATTGTATTACAGGTCTGTAAAGATATCAAACATGAGTTTGAAGTTCTAACCTGCACAATGTACATGCACTATCATCAGTCTCTGATGTCGTGACAATACGGATACACCTTTTAAATATCTGCTCGATGGGATCCACTCCAGCAACTCTCCCTGCTGCAATTGCGTTATCATTACTTGACAGGCACTTTTCTCTTTGATGGAGATTTTGACAATATTGACAGCACCAATCTCCACTCGGGATGCTTGACAAACCCAAACATTCTGCAATAATTGTAAGAAGATGCCATTAACACTCAAAACAGATTAACCATCAAGTTGTTGTATAAGCAAGAAAAAATAATCGTGAAATCAGTAATCATAATTTTATGATTAACAATAACATTAAAACATTAACAATAATATCAAGTCCATCACAGCATGACATGAGGCTAAAAGCATAAAGTCCATCATAGACAAGCTGCCAGGCTCAAAGACAACATGGATCTAAGTACACACGCATGTGCGCACATCTAAATGTGTTGACTAGTTAACCAAGGCAGTTTGCCAAAATAATCTTGCTAGTGTAAAATACCCCTCTGAAGTTTAATTAATTTCCAAAAGGCAACTTTTTTTTGCATGCAAGAAAAATACCTTTGTGGAATGCCCTGGGGCAGAGATCACAAAGAAGTAGGTCTCCACCATCTGCACAGATGCTGCAAAGATCATCGCTTTCACTGGAAGACATTTTTCGGCATTTTGATAGTGAAACCGATAATTCGTGAAGAGATACTCCATTGGAAGTATAAATGTAGTTGTAACTGGACAAccatagcaaaatgaaaacagatAAGTAAGAATTTTTAATGGATCAATTCAGATAAAGAGGCTGCAACCTTGTAATCATAAACTTACGGTTTGCGCCTTGATGCTTGACCAGCATGAGCTTCAAATTGTGAAGGACTAACCTGTCATTTAATGTTCCTATTGTTAAAATCTGGAGTAAACAGATCACAAGTAAAACAAACATGTGCAGGCCAACACTTTACCACAGAATTGCAGCATTGACAGTATATTCCAGAATCTTTTATATAACCCTCAAGTAGCCTCTAGTCATCATAAAAAAACTTGTTAAAAAAGGCCATGGCAGATATAAATGGGATAAATTAAATAAGAATAAATCAACCATCACATTGCACACCTTTCCGCAAACATAGTAGCCTACTTCGGTACCCTCAGGCAAAATGTCATTCATAAAGACCAACTTGTGCAAGCCCAAATCtcttgaaggaaaaaagaaataggTGAATAAGAGTGATTGTGAGTAAATTAATACATACATATTCAATAGAAGAGTTTAAAACTACCAACTTTCTAGTTAATCTTCCCAGGCTATTTTTCTTATTGGATGATAGGTTCTTGGATGAGCTACTTGTTGGATCTGCTACAGAACCTGTCTTCAATACCCTGAAGCTGCACATTTGTATTAAGGTATATTTTGAGTTCAGAAATTGTGTGAATAATTAAAAGAATACAATTTGACAAGATAAGTAGCATTGCATGAGATCAAGTATGCAAATTGTAAAGGAATGATCAtagttaaaagaaaattcaaacaaGATGGACATTTCAAACAATATAACCTACAGGATTCAGTCTAAAAACAAGTAATGCAAACAATGAAAACCAGAGGACACTAACTCAATGATTAATTCATTTAACATCAACTGATATCAATTGGTTAGGTAAAGTACATTCTGTCTCAAAGAAAAGAATGGATCTTGATTCAACGTAAAGGTTGCTTCTTTGCAATCTGTGTGACCAGAAATCAAGCCATGAATACAGCTTCTCTAAATATAAGGGTAAGGCTGCATTCACCTCGTGCACAGAGTCCACTATTTTTATGTTTTGTCTCAAAGAAAACCCAAGAATAACTGAATCAAACAAAACTCTCACAATTTCTCACCAGAACTTCTGCCGATTGATGATAACTCTTAGTCTCTTAGGAACTGTCTTGCCATTGCTTAATCCTTTAATTATGTACAATGTGAACCATGCCTTGCATGGGTTTCCATTTGGTATTTCACTAGAGATGTCCTAGTACTTGACATCAGAAAGACTGTATAACAATATGCCacctattttctttaaaaaattagaaattgtCTCCAACGATTCCCATATAATACAATCTAAATTCATCTAATCTAAGCAATGATAGCATGATTACCTGAAAAGATTCAATTGGAAACAAAGTATATAGATGCCTCATATTTCCTTTAATTCAGAAACAAACTTACACAAATAAAGACAGGATACCAAATAATTTCAAGAGGCAAACCTTGTAGAGTTAAAATTTCCATGCATCAGGTTTGGAGTTTTTGGAGGTTGCTGTGATGGAAAACACAAATCACACAACCCAAACTTCCCAGACCATGGAGTAAGCAATGACCCTGCAGATGTCAAAATATGAATAAACATCTAACAAACCAAAATGTGACAACTGATGAGGAAGTTCAAAAAAAGTCGAACACCTTTGCATTTTTGACAAGTAACAGTTTTGTTTGCAGGTACTGGATCAATTGCACTCTGAATTGTAGCTTCCAACATGTCTAAAGGGGCAATGGAGCATGCTTTAACTACATCATGGAGGCTTTTCCCATTTGGCAAGTAAATAAAATCCGCTGGATGCTTCTTTGTGCTACCAGCATGTTGTTCAAACACATATGCTGAAACAACCTTGATTTGAGAAAAAAGATAAAGGAAAACAATTAATCCTGTTAAACAATATATGGTACCTTGAACAATAGTGAAAAATGATCAAGTGAAGTACTAACAATGGAACCATTGCAAGAAGCACATGAGCATAAAATGCCATTGCCGTTGATCACACCTTGAAGCCCAATATGCTGTAACAACAATGTAACAAACATAGTTCCTTGTCAAAATTTTAAGGCCATgatgataatataaaaaaaagaaaataataatgtaaagcaGAGTTCATCATTGTCATAACTCCACCTTGAGTCCTACAATAGAAGTGCAAGTACACCGAAAGCAAAAGACAGAAGGTAACAAGAATTCCCAAATTGAAAAAGACAACAAACAAGAACTCAACATACTCCAACTCATGCAAATTTTCCACTGAAAAAGCACCAATATCAAGTCATCAAAAGACTAACCCACTAATATATCAAACCTGCCACTTACGTTGCTATTGGAGGCAATGTAATTAACAGGCAACCCCTCAAGCAATCCAGTTGAAAGTAATTCCCTCACATTATTCGGAAGCTTTGTTAATGTGATTTTCTTTGACATCTTCAATTCCAATTTGCTCTTTGGGATCAAAACTGAAGAAGAATCAACAGTATCTACCCCATGATTAGTGTCTTCTGATCCTGATGAATAACTGCTTGTGCTGGTGATGTCCCCTGAACTAGACTCCAATTTTGCTTTAACAGCTGACCTTGTAAGCCTCCTCAGGGGCATCCCAAAGTGACTATTGTTATCCTTGTTACTGTAATGACCATTCATAGTAACAGGAGGATTCACAGGCGGCTCTTTTTGCTCTTTAGCAGGCACGGTCAGTGTGGATCTTGTAAACCTCCTATTGCACGTCCTGTTTGATGAGTCACTCTCCATATTTCTTCCATCTAGACAATGAATTACTGCTGACATTTCTACTGGAGAATCCCCCTCACCCGTTTTCATTATAGAAAAAGGCATCATGATTGCCGGTTCCTCTGAAGCATAGTCAGTCACTGACACAATCTTCTTATTTGCCTGGTTCTCTGTTTCTGAACTATCCACCTCCAATCCACCATTACCATCAATTACAACTGGGTTTTCGACACAACCAGTCTCATTCAGATCAACGTTCAATTTGCTCATGCCATTGTCATCGACCACGATTTGGCCACCAATTTCGGACTCTGCGAATTTATCCACATGCGCAGGAGAGTTTGCCGTCTCATTAGCCTTGCCCGTCAACTCTGCAGGCTCAACCGGCTGAGAATGAGAATTCACCGTGCCTTCAGCGATTCCATCTGATAAAGTTGTCACGAACACCTTTAGGGGTTCCACCACGAATTGATTTCGACCATCCATCACCATGAGGGTTTCCACCGAAGACCCGTTTTCTAAGGGAACAACATCCACCATGACTTCATCCTTACCATCCACAACGGCGAGGGCATCCGCCTCTACGAGATCAGAAGGGGAAGGAGCAAGAATCATCAGCGGAACATTGACAAGCTGCGGTTCAGCGGTCTCCGGCGTCATATCTGTCCTAGATTTCTTCCGCCGCTTGCTCTCATTGACAAGTGGTGCGCCAACGGTGGCGGCGGACGATTTTCCGGAGCGGGTCCGACCGAGAGAGAGAGGAAACTGAGACTGGGCCTTGAGGGCGAAGACGAACTCCCGCTTGAGGCCCGTCCGGACGCCGCAGCGGAACGCGGAGTTCTCGAGTTCGGAGGACCCGCGGCCGTTAGCCATCGGACCGGACGGAGGGGAGGCAAGCGGTTCGCGTGCCACCGGCAGCGTTAGCGACGACGGAGAAGGCCCCGAGGAACTCGAAAGGATTGGGAATTAGGGTTTGCGGAGACCGGAGAATTCCGGAAGGGGTAGAACGGTTTGTATATTGGAGGGGAAGACAAGTCGGGAACGGAAAAGGAAAGAGAGCGAAGGAGAAAGAGAACGGAGATGGGAGTTCAAACGGAAATGGACTGGTTCGAAATTACGGGGATGTTGCCGCGATTCACAGGCCCGCTATATGACTAATTTGCCCCTACTTTGACGGGGTCAGCAAAGTGGGAACGATTGTGATCTGTGCAATAATCGGACCGGTTCGGCCCGAACCTGTGTGATGCGGTCCAAAATTTAAGCTCAATCATTATC
Coding sequences within:
- the LOC103981677 gene encoding uncharacterized protein LOC103981677 isoform X2; protein product: MANGRGSSELENSAFRCGVRTGLKREFVFALKAQSQFPLSLGRTRSGKSSAATVGAPLVNESKRRKKSRTDMTPETAEPQLVNVPLMILAPSPSDLVEADALAVVDGKDEVMVDVVPLENGSSVETLMVMDGRNQFVVEPLKVFVTTLSDGIAEGTVNSHSQPVEPAELTGKANETANSPAHVDKFAESEIGGQIVVDDNGMSKLNVDLNETGCVENPVVIDGNGGLEVDSSETENQANKKIVSVTDYASEEPAIMMPFSIMKTGEGDSPVEMSAVIHCLDGRNMESDSSNRTCNRRFTRSTLTVPAKEQKEPPVNPPVTMNGHYSNKDNNSHFGMPLRRLTRSAVKAKLESSSGDITSTSSYSSGSEDTNHGVDTVDSSSVLIPKSKLELKMSKKITLTKLPNNVRELLSTGLLEGLPVNYIASNSNHIGLQGVINGNGILCSCASCNGSIVVSAYVFEQHAGSTKKHPADFIYLPNGKSLHDVVKACSIAPLDMLEATIQSAIDPVPANKTVTCQKCKGSLLTPWSGKFGLCDLCFPSQQPPKTPNLMHGNFNSTSFRVLKTGSVADPTSSSSKNLSSNKKNSLGRLTRKDLGLHKLVFMNDILPEGTEVGYYVCGKRLLEGYIKDSGIYCQCCNSVVSPSQFEAHAGQASRRKPYNYIYTSNGVSLHELSVSLSKCRKMSSSESDDLCSICADGGDLLLCDLCPRAFHKECLGLSSIPSGDWCCQYCQNLHQREKCLSSNDNAIAAGRVAGVDPIEQIFKRCIRIVTTSETDDSACTLCRCHDFSKSRFDDRTVMICDQCEREYHVGCLRDHKMADLKELPAGEWFCCTDCSRIRRALQVFLHHGAELLPFTDANIIKKKRDSRGLNKEVDADIRWRLLSGRTLEADSKLLLSRAVTIFHESFDPIVESTTGRDLIPSMENCEGPRFWRNVLFSINCWFMCCVCGNFTCFRK
- the LOC103981677 gene encoding uncharacterized protein LOC103981677 isoform X1 — translated: MANGRGSSELENSAFRCGVRTGLKREFVFALKAQSQFPLSLGRTRSGKSSAATVGAPLVNESKRRKKSRTDMTPETAEPQLVNVPLMILAPSPSDLVEADALAVVDGKDEVMVDVVPLENGSSVETLMVMDGRNQFVVEPLKVFVTTLSDGIAEGTVNSHSQPVEPAELTGKANETANSPAHVDKFAESEIGGQIVVDDNGMSKLNVDLNETGCVENPVVIDGNGGLEVDSSETENQANKKIVSVTDYASEEPAIMMPFSIMKTGEGDSPVEMSAVIHCLDGRNMESDSSNRTCNRRFTRSTLTVPAKEQKEPPVNPPVTMNGHYSNKDNNSHFGMPLRRLTRSAVKAKLESSSGDITSTSSYSSGSEDTNHGVDTVDSSSVLIPKSKLELKMSKKITLTKLPNNVRELLSTGLLEGLPVNYIASNSNHIGLQGVINGNGILCSCASCNGSIVVSAYVFEQHAGSTKKHPADFIYLPNGKSLHDVVKACSIAPLDMLEATIQSAIDPVPANKTVTCQKCKGSLLTPWSGKFGLCDLCFPSQQPPKTPNLMHGNFNSTSFRVLKTGSVADPTSSSSKNLSSNKKNSLGRLTRKDLGLHKLVFMNDILPEGTEVGYYVCGKRLLEGYIKDSGIYCQCCNSVVSPSQFEAHAGQASRRKPYNYIYTSNGVSLHELSVSLSKCRKMSSSESDDLCSICADGGDLLLCDLCPRAFHKECLGLSSIPSGDWCCQYCQNLHQREKCLSSNDNAIAAGRVAGVDPIEQIFKRCIRIVTTSETDDSACTLCRCHDFSKSRFDDRTVMICDQCEREYHVGCLRDHKMADLKELPAGEWFCCTDCSRIRRALQVFLHHGAELLPFTDANIIKKKRDSRGLNKEVDADIRWRLLSGRTLEADSKLLLSRAVTIFHESFDPIVESTTGRDLIPSMVYGRTVKDQDFGGMYCSVLTVGSCVVSAGILRVLGSDIAELPLVATSREHQGQGYFQSLFACIERLLGSLGVKHLVLPAADEAEAIWTKKFGFTKMSSDQLEKYLKGAHATVFHGTSMLHKPVSCAEVS